In Populus nigra chromosome 1, ddPopNigr1.1, whole genome shotgun sequence, one genomic interval encodes:
- the LOC133681081 gene encoding probable CoA ligase CCL12 isoform X2: MERKGIDELEVNDIIKAGLCIDNAKEFHKILKETIGAAKGSDPRELWQKLVAKRVLKPCYPHGLHQLVYYSVYAHWDSTNNGPPLYWFPSLDQSKHTNLGRIMEVHGPRLLGTSYKDPISSFNLFQKFTAQHPEAYWSILLKELPVVFREPPRCILDTTDKSKRWGTWLPGSVLNIAECCLQPSRHPRKDDDSLAVIWRDEGCDSKLHCMTLKELRERVMLVANAVDATFSKGDVIAIDMPMTVHAIIIYFAIILAGCVVVSIADSFAAKEIATRLHVSNAKGIFTQDFILRGGRKFPLYSRVVEAAPHKAIVLPVSGKNVCIKLREQDQSWGDFLASVINLPRPNHYSPVYNPIDFPTNILFSSGTTGEPKAIPWTQLSPIRAANDGWAYVDLQVGDVFCYPTNLGWVAGPIVLYEAFLSGATFALYHGSPLGGGFGKFVQDAGVTILGTIPTMVKAWKSTNCMEGLNWTKIRSFVTAGEASDVDNVLWLSSRAYYKPIIEVCGGTELASSYLQGTLLQPQAFGALSTASMATGVVILNDNGVPYPDDQPCVGEVGLFPLIMGASDRLLNADHDKIYFKGMPMYKGMQLRRHGDIIKRTAGGYFIVQGRADDTMNLGGIKTSSVEIEHACNNVDQSIVESIAISAAPEDGGPELLVMFAVLKEGYSSKPEDLQKKFTRAIQTNLNPLFKVNHVRIVPEIPRTSSNKLLRRVLRDQMKKELSVRSKI; encoded by the exons ATGGAGAGGAAAGGCATAGATGAACTGGAAGTGAATGATATAATCAAGGCAGGTCTATGCATAGACAATGCCAAAGAGTTTCACAAAATCCTCAAAGAAACAATTGGTGCTGCTAAAGGGTCAGACCCTAGAGAGTTGTGGCAAAAGCTGGTGGCTAAAAGAGTGCTAAAGCCATGTTATCCACATGGGCTGCACCAACTGGTTTACTACTCTGTCTATGCTCACTGGGATTCCACCAACAATGGACCTCCTCTTTACTGGTTCCCTTCTCT GGATCagtcaaaacatacaaacttgGGAAGGATAATGGAAGTTCATGGTCCAAGGCTTTTAGGGACTTCATACAAGGACCctatttcaagttttaatctCTTTCAGAAATTCACTGCTCAACATCCCGAG GCTTATTGGTCAATACTTCTGAAAGAACTTCCAGTTGTATTTCGTGAACCTCCAAGGTGCATTCTAGACACCACTGACAAATCGAAACGATGGGGAACCTGGCTTCCAGGTTCAGTTTTGAATATTGCTGAATGCTGTTTACAGCCCAGTAGACATCCTCGAAAAGATGATGATAGTTTGGCAGTCATATGGAGAGATGAAGGTTGTGATTCCAAACTTCATTGTATGACATTAAAAGAACTTCGAGAACGAGTAAT GTTAGTGGCAAATGCAGTGGATGCAACATTTTCAAAGGGGGATGTAATTGCGATTGATATGCCAATGACAGTCCATGcgattataatatattttgcgATTATTCTAGCAGGATGCGTTGTTGTATCCATTGCTGATAGCTTTGCAGCAAAGGAAATTGCTACTCGTTTGCATGTGTCAAACGCAAAGGGTATCTTTACTCAG GATTTTATACTGAGAGGGGGAAGAAAGTTCCCCTTATACAG TCGAGTCGTAGAAGCTGCTCCACATAAAGCTATTGTGCTCCCCGTGAGTGGGAAAAATGTATGCATTAAATTAAGAGAACAGGATCAATCTTGGGGAGATTTTCTTGCCAGTGTCATAAACCTTCCAAG GCCAAATCATTACTCTCCAGTTTATAATCCAATAGACTTTCCGACTAACATACTCTTTTCATCTGGAACCACAG GAGAACCAAAAGCTATACCATGGACACAGCTTTCGCCAATTCGAGCAGCTAACGACGGATGGGCTTATGTTGATCTTCAAGTTGGAGATGTTTTCTGCTATCCTACAAATCTAGGATGGGTAGCAGGACCAATTGTGCTTTATGAAGCCTTTCTAAGCGGTGCAACTTTTGCTCTCTATCATGGATCTCCTCTTGGCGGTGGTTTTGGAAAATTTGTTCAG GATGCCGGTGTGACTATTCTGGGCACGATCCCAACTATGGTAAAAGCTTGGAAGAGTACAAATTGCATGGAAGGCTTAAATTGGACAAAGATAAG ATCCTTTGTTACTGCTGGAGAAGCCTCTGATGTTGATAATGTCCTTTGGCTTTCTTCAAGAGCTTATTACAAGCCCATTATTGAAGTTTGTGGAGGCACGGAGCTTGCATCAAGCTACCTCCAAGGAACTTTATTGCAGCCACAAGCCTTTGGAGCGTTAAGCACTGCCTCAATGGCTACAGGCGTTGTCATCCTTAACGACAACGGAGTTCCTTAT CCAGATGATCAACCATGTGTTGGTGAAGTAGGCTTGTTTCCTTTAATCATGGGAGCATCAGATAGATTGCTTAATGCTGATCATGACAAAATTTACTTCAAGGGAATGCCAATGTATAAAGGAATG CAACTCAGGAGACATGGAGATATCATTAAGAGAACTGCTGGAGGCTATTTCATTGTGCAAGGCAGGGCTGATGACACCATGAATCTTGGTGGCATTAAG ACAAGTTCTGTCGAAATCGAACATGCGTGTAACAATGTTGATCAAAGCATAGTGGAAAGTATTGCAATAAGTGCAGCACCAGAAGATGGAGGTCCAGAACTCCTTGTAATGTTTGCTGTACTAAAGGAAGGATACAGTTCAAAACCAGAAGATTTGCAGAAGAAATTCACCAGAGCCATACAGACCAACCTCAATCCTTTGTTCAAG GTAAACCATGTGAGGATTGTTCCCGAGATTCCTAGAACTAGTTCGAACAAGTTATTAAGGAGAGTTTTAAGGGACCAAATGAAGAAAGAGCTGTCCGTTCGAAGTAAAATATAA
- the LOC133681081 gene encoding probable CoA ligase CCL12 isoform X1, which yields MERKGIDELEVNDIIKAGLCIDNAKEFHKILKETIGAAKGSDPRELWQKLVAKRVLKPCYPHGLHQLVYYSVYAHWDSTNNGPPLYWFPSLDQSKHTNLGRIMEVHGPRLLGTSYKDPISSFNLFQKFTAQHPEAYWSILLKELPVVFREPPRCILDTTDKSKRWGTWLPGSVLNIAECCLQPSRHPRKDDDSLAVIWRDEGCDSKLHCMTLKELRERVMLVANAVDATFSKGDVIAIDMPMTVHAIIIYFAIILAGCVVVSIADSFAAKEIATRLHVSNAKGIFTQDFILRGGRKFPLYSRVVEAAPHKAIVLPVSGKNVCIKLREQDQSWGDFLASVINLPRPNHYSPVYNPIDFPTNILFSSGTTGNKIAHQVFSVCHTLAFCCLISFLLGHWSESGEPKAIPWTQLSPIRAANDGWAYVDLQVGDVFCYPTNLGWVAGPIVLYEAFLSGATFALYHGSPLGGGFGKFVQDAGVTILGTIPTMVKAWKSTNCMEGLNWTKIRSFVTAGEASDVDNVLWLSSRAYYKPIIEVCGGTELASSYLQGTLLQPQAFGALSTASMATGVVILNDNGVPYPDDQPCVGEVGLFPLIMGASDRLLNADHDKIYFKGMPMYKGMQLRRHGDIIKRTAGGYFIVQGRADDTMNLGGIKTSSVEIEHACNNVDQSIVESIAISAAPEDGGPELLVMFAVLKEGYSSKPEDLQKKFTRAIQTNLNPLFKVNHVRIVPEIPRTSSNKLLRRVLRDQMKKELSVRSKI from the exons ATGGAGAGGAAAGGCATAGATGAACTGGAAGTGAATGATATAATCAAGGCAGGTCTATGCATAGACAATGCCAAAGAGTTTCACAAAATCCTCAAAGAAACAATTGGTGCTGCTAAAGGGTCAGACCCTAGAGAGTTGTGGCAAAAGCTGGTGGCTAAAAGAGTGCTAAAGCCATGTTATCCACATGGGCTGCACCAACTGGTTTACTACTCTGTCTATGCTCACTGGGATTCCACCAACAATGGACCTCCTCTTTACTGGTTCCCTTCTCT GGATCagtcaaaacatacaaacttgGGAAGGATAATGGAAGTTCATGGTCCAAGGCTTTTAGGGACTTCATACAAGGACCctatttcaagttttaatctCTTTCAGAAATTCACTGCTCAACATCCCGAG GCTTATTGGTCAATACTTCTGAAAGAACTTCCAGTTGTATTTCGTGAACCTCCAAGGTGCATTCTAGACACCACTGACAAATCGAAACGATGGGGAACCTGGCTTCCAGGTTCAGTTTTGAATATTGCTGAATGCTGTTTACAGCCCAGTAGACATCCTCGAAAAGATGATGATAGTTTGGCAGTCATATGGAGAGATGAAGGTTGTGATTCCAAACTTCATTGTATGACATTAAAAGAACTTCGAGAACGAGTAAT GTTAGTGGCAAATGCAGTGGATGCAACATTTTCAAAGGGGGATGTAATTGCGATTGATATGCCAATGACAGTCCATGcgattataatatattttgcgATTATTCTAGCAGGATGCGTTGTTGTATCCATTGCTGATAGCTTTGCAGCAAAGGAAATTGCTACTCGTTTGCATGTGTCAAACGCAAAGGGTATCTTTACTCAG GATTTTATACTGAGAGGGGGAAGAAAGTTCCCCTTATACAG TCGAGTCGTAGAAGCTGCTCCACATAAAGCTATTGTGCTCCCCGTGAGTGGGAAAAATGTATGCATTAAATTAAGAGAACAGGATCAATCTTGGGGAGATTTTCTTGCCAGTGTCATAAACCTTCCAAG GCCAAATCATTACTCTCCAGTTTATAATCCAATAGACTTTCCGACTAACATACTCTTTTCATCTGGAACCACAGGTAACAAAATTGCTCACCAAGTATTTAGTGTTTGCCATACTTTGGCTTTCTGTTGTCTCATAAGTTTTTTACTTGGTCATTGGTCCGAATCAGGAGAACCAAAAGCTATACCATGGACACAGCTTTCGCCAATTCGAGCAGCTAACGACGGATGGGCTTATGTTGATCTTCAAGTTGGAGATGTTTTCTGCTATCCTACAAATCTAGGATGGGTAGCAGGACCAATTGTGCTTTATGAAGCCTTTCTAAGCGGTGCAACTTTTGCTCTCTATCATGGATCTCCTCTTGGCGGTGGTTTTGGAAAATTTGTTCAG GATGCCGGTGTGACTATTCTGGGCACGATCCCAACTATGGTAAAAGCTTGGAAGAGTACAAATTGCATGGAAGGCTTAAATTGGACAAAGATAAG ATCCTTTGTTACTGCTGGAGAAGCCTCTGATGTTGATAATGTCCTTTGGCTTTCTTCAAGAGCTTATTACAAGCCCATTATTGAAGTTTGTGGAGGCACGGAGCTTGCATCAAGCTACCTCCAAGGAACTTTATTGCAGCCACAAGCCTTTGGAGCGTTAAGCACTGCCTCAATGGCTACAGGCGTTGTCATCCTTAACGACAACGGAGTTCCTTAT CCAGATGATCAACCATGTGTTGGTGAAGTAGGCTTGTTTCCTTTAATCATGGGAGCATCAGATAGATTGCTTAATGCTGATCATGACAAAATTTACTTCAAGGGAATGCCAATGTATAAAGGAATG CAACTCAGGAGACATGGAGATATCATTAAGAGAACTGCTGGAGGCTATTTCATTGTGCAAGGCAGGGCTGATGACACCATGAATCTTGGTGGCATTAAG ACAAGTTCTGTCGAAATCGAACATGCGTGTAACAATGTTGATCAAAGCATAGTGGAAAGTATTGCAATAAGTGCAGCACCAGAAGATGGAGGTCCAGAACTCCTTGTAATGTTTGCTGTACTAAAGGAAGGATACAGTTCAAAACCAGAAGATTTGCAGAAGAAATTCACCAGAGCCATACAGACCAACCTCAATCCTTTGTTCAAG GTAAACCATGTGAGGATTGTTCCCGAGATTCCTAGAACTAGTTCGAACAAGTTATTAAGGAGAGTTTTAAGGGACCAAATGAAGAAAGAGCTGTCCGTTCGAAGTAAAATATAA